A single genomic interval of Asinibacterium sp. OR53 harbors:
- a CDS encoding TonB-dependent receptor: MRLSLLILIACCSTKVSFAWQTSQQDSAAKLDEVVVTAFYGNAKWESLPAAIAIINREGLQKISPVTLVSSFNTIPGVRMEERSPASYRLSFRGSLLRSPFGVRNIKVYWNDFPLTDGGGNTYLNLLSVQQLSGAELLKGPAASVYGAGTGGALLLRSVDTFSLQSTHHFEAGLLGGSYGLLQQQAGWQYSNQTFHSSLQQVHTQSDGYRQQSAMRRDGLQWNGAFSFKQQQLKFLLFYTNLYYQTPGGITLAQMQQNPQMARQPAGNLPGAVQQKAAIYNSTFFAGISHEAALSDVWQLKSFVTANTTRFRNPFITNYEKRAEDNLGAGFHFSFHPRRSPGVLQWVSGAEWLYNRSAIDDYGNRAGVQDTVQFKDKVHAAQWFLFTQASYRLAAKWDITAGLSLNNQSYSFIRISDPSPVEQRRQINAVLTPRIALSYRLKPGVTIYVLAAKGFSPPTQAELRPADRNYHGDLNAEQGWNYEAGIKGYALNRRLQFDVAAYYFRLQDAIVRRVNNAGAEYFVNAGGAVQKGVEALLRYRLPLRPQAFINQLQVWTSYSYQPYYFDGYKQGTTDYSGNALTGVPRNGWVSGLDLETRNGLYSAVSLNATGSLPLTDANDVYAAAYQLLQWKAGYRLKKDGRILHFFAGVDNLLNQVYSLGNDINAVGKRFYNPASGRNFFAGVQYSF; the protein is encoded by the coding sequence ATGCGCCTCTCCCTCCTCATACTCATAGCTTGTTGCTCAACGAAAGTGTCGTTTGCTTGGCAAACCAGTCAGCAAGACAGTGCTGCGAAACTGGACGAAGTAGTAGTAACTGCTTTTTATGGGAATGCAAAATGGGAATCGCTGCCAGCGGCCATTGCAATTATCAACAGGGAAGGATTACAAAAAATATCTCCGGTTACCCTGGTATCATCTTTCAATACCATACCAGGTGTGCGGATGGAAGAAAGATCACCTGCCAGCTACCGCTTATCTTTCCGCGGCAGCCTGCTGCGCTCGCCTTTCGGGGTACGTAATATAAAAGTATACTGGAATGATTTTCCGCTGACCGATGGGGGAGGCAATACTTATCTCAACCTCTTGTCTGTACAGCAACTCAGCGGTGCAGAACTGCTGAAAGGTCCGGCTGCAAGCGTATATGGCGCCGGCACGGGCGGGGCATTGTTGCTGCGCTCAGTTGATACTTTCAGTCTGCAGTCGACACATCATTTTGAAGCAGGACTGTTGGGCGGGTCGTACGGACTGCTGCAACAACAAGCCGGATGGCAATACAGTAACCAGACCTTTCATTCTTCGTTGCAACAAGTACATACACAATCGGATGGTTACCGCCAGCAGTCGGCCATGCGCAGGGATGGATTGCAATGGAACGGCGCTTTTTCTTTCAAACAACAACAATTGAAATTCCTGCTTTTTTATACCAACCTGTATTATCAAACACCAGGGGGTATTACGCTGGCGCAAATGCAACAGAATCCGCAAATGGCGCGGCAGCCCGCCGGGAACCTGCCAGGTGCGGTACAGCAAAAAGCTGCCATTTACAACAGCACTTTTTTTGCAGGCATATCTCATGAAGCGGCATTGAGTGATGTATGGCAACTCAAAAGTTTTGTAACAGCCAATACCACGCGGTTCCGTAATCCCTTCATCACCAATTATGAAAAAAGGGCCGAAGACAACCTTGGAGCAGGTTTTCATTTCAGTTTTCACCCGCGCCGTTCACCCGGTGTGTTGCAATGGGTGAGCGGCGCAGAGTGGTTGTATAACAGATCGGCCATTGACGATTATGGTAACCGCGCCGGTGTGCAGGACACCGTGCAATTCAAAGACAAAGTGCATGCGGCACAATGGTTTCTTTTTACACAGGCTAGTTATCGTCTGGCTGCAAAATGGGATATTACTGCCGGCTTGAGTTTGAATAATCAATCGTACAGCTTCATCAGGATATCGGACCCTTCGCCTGTTGAACAGCGCCGCCAGATCAATGCGGTATTAACGCCTCGTATAGCATTATCTTATCGGTTGAAGCCTGGGGTAACAATATATGTACTGGCAGCCAAAGGGTTTTCTCCGCCTACGCAGGCTGAGCTCAGGCCTGCAGACCGGAACTATCATGGAGATCTGAATGCCGAGCAGGGTTGGAATTACGAAGCAGGGATCAAGGGTTATGCGCTGAACAGGCGTTTGCAATTCGATGTGGCCGCTTATTATTTCAGGTTACAGGATGCTATTGTGAGAAGGGTCAATAACGCCGGGGCCGAATATTTTGTCAATGCGGGAGGCGCTGTACAGAAAGGGGTGGAAGCGCTGCTGCGGTATCGATTACCGCTGCGGCCGCAGGCATTTATCAACCAACTGCAGGTATGGACCAGCTATAGTTACCAGCCTTATTATTTCGATGGGTACAAACAAGGCACCACCGATTATTCGGGTAATGCACTCACGGGTGTGCCGCGGAATGGTTGGGTAAGCGGACTGGACCTGGAAACAAGGAATGGTTTATATAGTGCTGTTTCACTGAATGCTACCGGCTCATTGCCGCTGACGGATGCCAACGATGTGTATGCAGCTGCATACCAGTTGCTGCAATGGAAGGCGGGCTATCGCTTGAAAAAGGACGGCCGCATATTGCATTTCTTTGCAGGTGTTGATAACCTCCTGAACCAGGTATACAGCCTGGGGAACGATATCAATGCCGTTGGAAAGAGATTTTATAACCCAGCATCCGGCCGGAACTTTTTCGCCGGTGTTCAATATAGTTTCTGA
- a CDS encoding pyruvate dehydrogenase complex E1 component subunit beta, with the protein MRSIALREALREAMSEEMRRDERVFLMGEEVAEYNGAYKVSQGMLAEFGEKRVIDTPISELGFAAVAVGAAQNGLRPVVEFMTWNFAVLALDQILNTASKMLAMSGGQIGCPIVFRGPNGSAGQLGAQHSTAFESYYANIPGLKVVSPSNGYDAKGLLKQAIRYEEDPVIFMESEVGYGDKSDVPEEEYYIPLGKADVKKQGRDVTIVSFNKMMKVALGAAAELEKEGVSAEVIDLRTIRPLDWRTILESVKKTNRLVIVEEQWPFASVSSEITYRIQKEGFDYLDAPIRRITSADAPMHYAPNLAALAIPDISRTVKLVKEVMYMKK; encoded by the coding sequence ATGCGTTCAATTGCTTTAAGAGAGGCTTTGCGTGAAGCCATGAGTGAAGAGATGAGAAGAGACGAGCGGGTTTTCCTCATGGGTGAGGAAGTGGCCGAGTATAATGGAGCCTATAAAGTGAGCCAGGGTATGCTGGCAGAATTTGGAGAGAAACGAGTAATTGATACACCCATTTCTGAGCTGGGATTTGCTGCAGTGGCAGTGGGTGCTGCCCAGAACGGACTGCGTCCTGTTGTGGAATTCATGACCTGGAACTTTGCCGTGCTGGCCCTGGACCAGATCCTGAATACCGCTTCTAAAATGCTGGCCATGAGCGGCGGGCAGATCGGTTGTCCGATTGTGTTCCGCGGCCCCAACGGCAGCGCCGGCCAGTTGGGTGCCCAGCACTCTACAGCTTTTGAAAGCTATTATGCCAATATTCCCGGCCTCAAAGTGGTATCTCCTTCTAATGGATATGATGCCAAAGGTTTGCTGAAGCAAGCCATCCGTTACGAAGAAGACCCCGTTATTTTTATGGAGTCGGAAGTAGGCTATGGTGATAAAAGCGATGTGCCTGAAGAAGAATATTATATTCCCCTGGGTAAGGCCGATGTTAAAAAACAGGGCCGCGATGTAACCATCGTTTCTTTTAATAAGATGATGAAAGTGGCTTTGGGCGCCGCTGCAGAACTGGAAAAAGAAGGTGTGAGTGCAGAAGTGATCGACCTCCGTACCATTCGTCCGCTTGATTGGAGAACCATCCTTGAAAGTGTTAAGAAAACCAACCGCCTGGTGATTGTAGAAGAACAATGGCCCTTTGCTTCTGTTTCTTCAGAGATCACCTACCGCATACAGAAAGAGGGCTTCGATTACCTCGATGCGCCCATTCGCCGCATCACCAGCGCAGATGCGCCTATGCACTATGCGCCCAACCTCGCTGCGCTTGCCATTCCCGATATCAGCAGGACGGTGAAGCTGGTAAAAGAAGTTATGTACATGAAAAAATAA
- a CDS encoding cytidine deaminase, which translates to MKHVHIGFEYEVYDTIDQLLLQDAQLLNKARETTTIAYAPYSDFKVGAVALLANGKEIKGSNQENASYPVGICAERVLLSAASSLYPGVPVTTLAISYHNQHGASDHPVSPCGLCRQSLLEHETHFKTPIRIIISGMEGKVFIIPEAKLLLPLSFTSNDMNL; encoded by the coding sequence ATGAAACATGTGCATATTGGTTTTGAATACGAAGTATATGATACCATAGACCAATTGTTGCTGCAAGATGCGCAACTATTGAACAAGGCTCGTGAAACAACTACGATTGCTTACGCACCGTATTCCGATTTTAAAGTGGGTGCTGTAGCCTTATTGGCCAACGGAAAAGAAATAAAGGGAAGCAACCAGGAGAATGCGAGTTATCCTGTGGGCATCTGTGCCGAACGGGTGTTGCTCTCGGCGGCTTCTTCACTTTACCCGGGGGTGCCGGTTACTACGCTTGCCATCAGTTACCACAACCAGCATGGAGCCAGCGATCATCCTGTATCTCCCTGCGGCCTCTGCCGGCAAAGCCTGTTGGAACACGAAACACATTTTAAAACACCCATCCGCATCATCATCAGTGGTATGGAAGGAAAAGTGTTCATCATTCCGGAAGCAAAGCTATTGCTCCCCCTGAGTTTCACCAGTAATGATATGAATCTATAA
- a CDS encoding gliding motility-associated C-terminal domain-containing protein, producing MSRLCVFVVLLLGILQPGISQQACSTLGQNPYSAFPVCGSTTFTQQSVPICGGKSVHTLCTDGTPYTDKNPFWYKFTCYTAGTLGFVITPLAQNEDYDWQLFDITNHDPMDVYTDPSLYVSSNWSGSYGPTGTSANARNPYECSSRPDQGVSTFSTMPALIVGHQYILLVSHFSDTQSGYTLSFGGGTASIVNPIVPLIKNAYAVCDGTEIVVVLNKKIKCKSIDADGSDFKVTGPGNVSIASATGNGCGNSFDSDSILLKLNGILAPGTYRVTAQVGTDGNTLVDNCDNQLAAGSNTSLSFTPATPTPMDSIRPVLCITDTLQLVFKNPINCSSIAEDGSDFIITGPVPVTIKSAMGNCSGGVSTIINLFLTAPIKTNGTFVITLRNGSDGNTLINECGKTTPAGSSVSFTTQNIVTADFRSTVNTGCKYDTLLLTHNGNNNASQWNWSIDDGNTSTVQNPVFKYNVFGTKKISLLVSNGKCSDTAATSVTLPDLTVKAAFNARDSLCPSDTLVFTDASTSASGVVKWNWNFGNGATSMVQSPPAQRYPLVSRISSYTAQLIATNNSQCSDTAYRSITLLVSCYIAVPSAFTPNGDGLNDYLYPLNAFKAGNMIFRVFNRYGQIIFESRDPGKKWDGTLKGMQQPSGTYVWTLEFTHKDTGQKLFMNGTAVLIR from the coding sequence ATGTCCAGACTTTGTGTGTTTGTGGTATTGCTGCTTGGTATTTTACAACCGGGGATTTCCCAACAGGCATGTTCTACATTGGGGCAAAATCCATACTCTGCTTTCCCTGTCTGTGGCAGCACTACATTTACCCAGCAGTCTGTGCCTATCTGCGGTGGTAAATCTGTTCATACCCTTTGCACAGATGGTACCCCCTATACCGATAAAAATCCGTTCTGGTACAAATTTACCTGCTATACTGCCGGCACACTTGGTTTTGTCATCACGCCGTTGGCACAAAATGAGGATTATGATTGGCAATTATTTGATATTACCAATCATGATCCGATGGATGTCTACACTGATCCCTCACTCTATGTTTCCTCTAACTGGTCGGGGTCTTACGGTCCAACCGGTACTTCCGCCAATGCCCGTAACCCTTATGAATGTTCATCCCGCCCTGATCAGGGTGTATCAACATTCAGTACAATGCCCGCACTTATTGTGGGGCACCAATATATATTGCTGGTCAGCCATTTTTCTGATACACAAAGTGGTTATACTTTGTCTTTCGGAGGCGGCACTGCCAGTATTGTCAATCCTATTGTTCCTCTTATTAAAAATGCGTACGCCGTTTGTGATGGTACTGAGATCGTTGTAGTGTTGAACAAAAAAATAAAATGCAAGAGTATTGATGCCGATGGAAGCGATTTTAAAGTTACTGGCCCAGGCAATGTATCTATTGCTTCCGCTACCGGCAATGGATGCGGCAACAGTTTTGATTCAGATTCCATATTGTTGAAGCTGAATGGAATACTCGCACCCGGCACCTACCGGGTAACTGCACAAGTGGGTACTGATGGCAACACACTGGTTGATAATTGTGATAATCAACTTGCAGCCGGATCCAATACCAGCCTGAGTTTTACTCCTGCTACCCCCACACCGATGGACAGCATCCGCCCTGTATTGTGCATCACCGACACCCTTCAACTGGTATTCAAAAATCCTATCAATTGCAGCTCCATTGCAGAGGATGGCAGTGATTTTATCATCACGGGTCCGGTTCCGGTTACTATTAAAAGTGCCATGGGCAATTGCAGCGGTGGGGTATCTACCATCATCAATCTTTTTCTTACTGCACCTATCAAAACAAACGGCACATTCGTGATAACACTGCGCAATGGAAGTGATGGCAATACACTCATCAATGAATGCGGAAAAACCACCCCTGCCGGCTCTTCCGTCTCTTTCACCACACAAAATATTGTTACGGCCGATTTCCGGTCAACTGTCAATACCGGTTGTAAATATGATACCCTCCTGCTCACGCATAATGGTAACAACAACGCCAGCCAATGGAACTGGAGCATAGACGACGGCAATACCAGCACTGTGCAGAACCCGGTATTCAAATACAATGTGTTCGGAACAAAAAAGATCAGCTTGCTGGTCAGTAATGGCAAATGCAGCGATACCGCAGCAACTTCTGTTACGCTGCCCGACCTGACCGTGAAAGCAGCTTTTAATGCGCGGGATTCTTTGTGTCCTTCCGATACCCTCGTCTTTACCGATGCCAGTACCAGCGCCAGCGGGGTTGTGAAGTGGAACTGGAATTTCGGGAATGGTGCTACCAGTATGGTGCAATCGCCACCTGCGCAACGTTACCCACTGGTTTCTCGCATCAGTTCTTATACTGCCCAGTTGATTGCGACCAATAACAGCCAATGCAGTGACACTGCTTATCGAAGTATCACCTTATTGGTCAGTTGTTATATAGCAGTTCCTTCGGCATTCACGCCCAATGGCGATGGGTTGAACGATTATCTCTATCCGCTCAACGCTTTCAAAGCCGGCAATATGATATTCCGGGTTTTCAACCGATACGGACAGATTATTTTTGAATCGAGGGATCCAGGCAAAAAATGGGATGGCACGCTCAAGGGCATGCAACAACCCAGCGGAACCTACGTGTGGACACTCGAGTTCACACACAAAGACACGGGGCAAAAGTTGTTTATGAATGGAACGGCTGTATTGATCCGATGA
- the lepB gene encoding signal peptidase I, which produces MGLFLCIVYVIGWHIGLYGMFKKAGLTPWKALIPFYNTWLIVQQCHIRKYWFWLQLIPIAGQFITIWITIIFVMHFKRFNLIHHTLTVLVPFIYLPYLGFSKDEKWYGEAGFHSYRKPVSREWIDAGVFAVVAATIIRTFIFEAYVIPTESMEKTLLINDFLFVNKMTYGARIPQTPLSFPFVHNTMPFSQTTPSYIKAVQLPYKRLYAFSEVKRNDVVVFNFPAGDTIINHPDYGSKVTYYDVLRTQYKGNREEMMADASLPPIIVHPMDKTDNYIKRCVAVGGDLLQVKEGVLYVNGQPALVPPNSQTEYLVTTDGNALSEELVKELGIDTEDNNRMQLRPVTNTPGLYVINMTHAEAEMVKKQPHIKSVTPHVDNYVGNTFPNDDANYPWSVDNYGPIRIPKKGDVLPLNPQTIALYRRLIATYEHNKLEERDGKYFINGKETNTYTTQYTYYWMMGDNRHRSQDSRYWGFVPETHIVGKASLIWFSWDKGLRWKRLFNSIK; this is translated from the coding sequence ATGGGATTGTTTTTATGCATTGTTTATGTGATTGGCTGGCATATCGGTTTGTATGGTATGTTTAAAAAAGCGGGACTCACTCCCTGGAAAGCGCTGATCCCTTTCTACAATACCTGGCTCATTGTTCAGCAATGCCATATACGTAAATACTGGTTCTGGTTGCAGTTGATTCCCATAGCGGGACAATTCATTACCATCTGGATCACCATCATCTTTGTAATGCACTTTAAGCGGTTCAACCTGATACATCATACGCTTACCGTACTGGTGCCCTTTATTTACCTGCCTTATCTAGGCTTCTCCAAAGACGAAAAATGGTATGGTGAAGCAGGCTTCCACAGTTACCGGAAGCCGGTATCGAGGGAATGGATCGATGCAGGTGTATTTGCCGTAGTGGCAGCCACCATCATCCGCACGTTTATTTTTGAAGCGTATGTAATTCCTACCGAGAGTATGGAGAAGACATTGCTGATCAATGATTTTCTCTTTGTGAATAAAATGACTTACGGCGCCCGCATTCCACAAACGCCGCTCAGTTTTCCTTTTGTACACAATACCATGCCCTTCTCGCAAACAACGCCTTCTTATATCAAAGCGGTGCAACTGCCTTATAAGCGGCTCTATGCTTTTTCAGAAGTAAAACGGAACGATGTGGTGGTATTCAATTTTCCCGCCGGAGATACCATCATCAATCATCCCGATTATGGCAGTAAGGTTACTTATTATGATGTGCTGCGTACCCAATACAAGGGTAACCGCGAAGAAATGATGGCCGATGCATCGCTGCCGCCCATCATCGTTCACCCGATGGATAAAACCGATAATTACATCAAACGTTGCGTGGCGGTAGGAGGCGATCTGCTGCAGGTAAAAGAAGGCGTGTTGTATGTAAACGGACAACCCGCCCTGGTCCCGCCCAATTCACAAACAGAATACCTGGTTACCACAGATGGCAATGCTTTATCGGAAGAACTCGTAAAAGAATTGGGGATCGACACGGAAGACAATAACCGCATGCAACTGCGGCCTGTTACCAATACGCCAGGATTGTATGTGATCAATATGACACATGCCGAGGCGGAGATGGTGAAGAAGCAACCACACATTAAATCGGTAACACCACATGTTGATAATTATGTAGGCAATACTTTCCCTAACGACGACGCCAATTATCCCTGGTCGGTCGATAATTACGGACCCATCCGGATACCTAAAAAAGGAGATGTGCTGCCGCTCAATCCGCAAACCATTGCGCTGTACAGGAGATTGATCGCTACTTACGAACACAACAAGCTGGAAGAGCGTGACGGCAAATATTTTATTAACGGGAAGGAAACGAATACGTACACCACGCAATACACTTATTACTGGATGATGGGAGATAACCGCCATCGCAGCCAGGATAGCCGTTACTGGGGCTTCGTACCCGAAACGCATATCGTTGGAAAGGCCTCACTGATCTGGTTCAGTTGGGACAAAGGCCTGCGCTGGAAACGCTTGTTTAATAGCATCAAATAA
- a CDS encoding sigma-54 dependent transcriptional regulator, translated as MPNILIIDDERAIRSVLKDILGNEGFKVDEAADGEEGLKKFTSATYDIVLCDIKMPKLDGLEFLQKATEHNPETPVIMISGHGNIETAVDAVKKGAFDYISKPPDLNRLLITIRNAMDRTSLVKETRVLKRKVSKVQEIIGESEAIVKIKETIDKVAPTDARVLITGENGSGKELVARWLHEKSNRSGAPLVEVNCAAIPSELIESELFGHEKGSFTSAIKQRIGKFEQAHGGTLFLDEIGDMSLGAQAKVLRALQEGKITRVGGEKEISVDVRVIAATNKDLLKEVEAKSFRLDLYHRLGVILIHVPSLNERRDDVPLLVEKFMADVAEEYGQVKKGIDKKALDALKQHNWTGNIRELRNVVERLIILSGKEITAADVAAYVLPK; from the coding sequence ATGCCCAATATTCTGATCATTGATGATGAACGTGCCATCAGGAGTGTGTTGAAAGATATCCTCGGGAATGAAGGATTCAAAGTGGATGAGGCGGCGGATGGAGAAGAAGGATTGAAAAAATTCACATCGGCCACGTACGACATTGTTTTGTGCGATATCAAAATGCCCAAACTCGACGGATTGGAATTCCTGCAAAAAGCCACCGAACACAACCCGGAAACTCCGGTGATCATGATCAGCGGACACGGTAATATAGAAACAGCAGTGGATGCGGTGAAAAAAGGCGCTTTCGATTATATATCCAAGCCACCCGATCTCAACAGGCTGCTGATCACCATCCGCAATGCGATGGACAGGACCTCGCTGGTGAAAGAGACCCGGGTGCTCAAACGCAAAGTATCCAAAGTACAGGAGATCATTGGGGAGAGTGAAGCCATTGTAAAGATCAAAGAGACGATTGATAAGGTAGCGCCTACCGATGCCAGGGTGCTGATCACCGGAGAGAACGGTAGCGGTAAAGAACTGGTAGCCCGCTGGCTGCATGAGAAGAGTAACCGTTCTGGTGCACCGTTGGTAGAAGTGAACTGCGCCGCCATCCCCAGCGAACTCATCGAAAGCGAATTGTTCGGCCACGAAAAAGGCTCTTTCACTTCAGCCATCAAACAACGTATCGGCAAATTTGAACAGGCACACGGAGGAACGCTTTTCCTGGATGAAATAGGAGATATGAGCCTGGGGGCGCAGGCCAAAGTGCTGCGTGCGTTGCAAGAGGGCAAGATTACCCGGGTGGGTGGTGAAAAAGAGATATCGGTAGATGTGCGTGTCATTGCTGCTACCAACAAAGACCTGCTCAAAGAAGTAGAAGCCAAGAGTTTCCGGCTCGACCTGTACCACAGGCTGGGCGTGATATTGATACATGTGCCTTCACTGAATGAGCGGCGCGATGATGTGCCTTTACTCGTTGAGAAATTCATGGCCGATGTGGCAGAAGAATACGGACAGGTGAAAAAGGGTATCGATAAAAAGGCGCTGGACGCGTTGAAGCAGCACAACTGGACCGGCAATATCCGCGAACTGCGGAATGTGGTGGAGCGGCTCATTATTTTATCGGGCAAAGAGATCACCGCGGCAGATGTAGCGGCGTATGTACTGCCCAAATAG